The Methanosarcina barkeri MS DNA window TGTAGACTGTATGATCGCACTTCCGGGTCAGCTTTTCTACAATACTGGAATCCCAGCCTGCCTATGGTTCATTGCCCGAGATAAGCAAAACAGCGGTTTCCGCGACCGGAGCGGCGAGGTCCTATTTATTGACGCCCGGAATATGGGAGTTTTACGGGACCGTACCCACCGCGAACTTACTGACGAAGAAATCCAGAGAATTGCGGGTACCTACCATGCCTGGCGTGGAGAAAAGATTGAAAGCGGGGAGTATGAAGACATCCCTGGCTTCTGTAAGGCTGCAACTGTTGATGAAATTAAGAAACACGATTATATACTTACTCCTGGCCGTTACGTAGGTTTTGAAGAGACCGAAGATGATGATGAGGAATTTGAAGAGAAAATGAGAAAATTGACTGTAGAACTTTCGGAGCAGTTCAAGAAATCAGAGGAGCTGGAGACGAAAATTAAGGAGAATCTGGCAGGGCTTGGGTATGAACTCTGACTTCCGGCTGAAAGAATCCGAGACTCTTGGCTTAAACTGGTTTAAAATTGATAAAAAGGGTAAAAGTAGGCAGATAAAAAGTAGGCAGATAAGTAGTCTGAAAGACTGGAAGATGGTCACAGGTTTAAAAATTCGGAACAAATTTGGATGAAAAACAGAATGGGTTAGTATTATGGATCAGAAGAAGCTGCTGGAAAAACTGGAAGAGCTTGAGTGGGAAGACTTCGAAGTAAAAGAAGCAAGAAATTCTATTCCAAAGTTATGAATCCGGGCCATCTCCCAAAAGACCTGGAATCAATTATGAAAGATGAAAGAAGATTTCTCTATGCCCAGAAATCCCACAATAGCAAGAATCTTTCGAGCCATAAAACTCTCTGAGAATGCTGGCTCTGGATTTGATAAAATGTTTACCGGCTGGAAAGTCCATTACGGAGTGGAACCAATAGTTTCTGGAGGCATCGATTTCTACAAGATAGAGTTCCCATTGAGTCAAGAAGAAACTACCAAAAAGACTACCAAAAAGACTACTCAAATGATAATTGAATAAATGGTTTCCGAGCGAAGAAATGAACTGCTTGCTGAAACTCTACATGAAATCCATTTGATCGAAAAATGGGGCAGAGGCATCAGCCTTATACTTTATAAAGAGCCTGAAACCGATTTTAAAGAGGTAGGGACTCAGTTTATTGTCACATTTAAGAGAAAACAGATGGAAGCAGAAGAAAAAGCCGGGGAAAAGGAAGTAACTGGGAAAACAACTAAGGAGAAAACTAGGGAGAAAACTAGGGAGAAAACTAGGGAGAAAATCATTTTCCTGATTAAAGAAAATCCTTCTATAACTACAAAAGAACTGACCGAAAAATTGGATATTACTGACAAAGGCGTCGAATGGCAAATTAAAAACTTGAAGGATGAGAAAATTCTCAAAAGGGTAGGCCCTACTAAAGGCGGCCACTGGGAAATTCTTGAGAAATGAAATTCTGACCCGTACAACCGTATTACCTTATTGGGTCGTTCTTGTCACGCTCGACGAAGGAGAGCGGCCTTTCCGATAATATCATAAAAGAAGAAACAGCAGAACTAAACGCCAGCCTGCTAGATACGAAATGCAAAAGGTCTTTACAAGTTGATTAAATTTGTAACATAAGATATTTATTTATAATTTATATTGAACTTGTGTACCCCTATTGACAGAGAGCCTTACTAAATATAGTCTAAGATGAGAGAATGAATCAAGAACTTATACTTAAGAATATAAATGGTTTTGAATTTGAAGAACTTGTAGCAGATATCTTTAGGAAGAAGGGATTTAAAAACGTAGTAGTCACACCACGTACAAACGACGGTGGAAAAGATATCATAATGGATGAAGTTTCTCCTTCTGGAGAAATTATTAAAGCTGTAGTGGAGTGTAAGCATCATAAAACTGGGATAGGAAGACCTGTAGTTCAAAAATTACATTCTGCTGTATCTACCTTAGAATACTCTGGCAAGAAAAAAGGGTATATTGTATCTTCCAGTACTTTTACTGATACTGCTGTTGATTATGTAGAAAAAGTAAACAAACAATCAAACAATTTGGTATTAGAACTAATTGATGGTAAGAAATTAAAAGAAATTGCATGTGATTTAGGTGTAAATTTAAAAAATGGTGTTATAGAAGCAATCAGTAATAAAAGCGTATCTTATTCTTCAGAATCATTTATTAAAACAAACACTTTAGAGTCTAACTTTAACAATGTTAATAATATAAACAAAGATCAAGTTTCAGTTGAAGGTTTAAAAACCACATTTCATCCAATTTATTACATCAATTATAATATAGATTCTCAATGTGCCACCTCTGTAGGAGTTATACATGAAGAATCAGGAAACGAACAGTTAATAATTGATGGTAGAACCGGCAATGAATTGAAAAACGAACTTGAGAATTTTCTTTTAAATGATATAAACAATGAAAAAGAAATTACAAATGGCAGTTGTTTACAAGATAAATTAGATTTTCAAAAAAATGAAAATGAGTTGAAAAATCAAGCAATTTCAGAAATCATTAATTCACGCACAAAAAACGTTACTTATAAAGGAAAAAATAATGTTACTTACAACAAAAAATGTACTCCAAGACCCAAAGATATTACTATCCATGACTGTAGATCATTGTATTATCCTGAATGGACTTTAAACATCAAAGCTAAACAAAAAAACTATATTGTATCATTTTTAGAATCGGCTGGAGACTTTATTACATTAAGAAACGATACAAAAGTTTGTCAAATCTGCAATCATAAAATTGAGAAAAATAGATGGTATTGCACATATTGTGGGTCTATCATTTGTAAAAAACACCTTAAAGTAACAAGACTTAAAAAAGCAAGGATTTGCACCAATTGCTCGATAACTAAAAGTTTTTTTGGCGCTAAAAAATATTTTGAGTCAAATGAGGAACTCGAAACTTTCAATAATTACTATGCATCGTTGCCTCTGTATAAAAAAATGTGGGAAAATACTTACCTTGTATTTGCTATTGTATTCATAATTATAATTGGACTTTATTTTTTGTTTTTGAATTAACAAAAATTTTTAAAAATTAAACTTATTTAATAATAGAGCTCATCCAAAACCGATTTATTTTCAAATTAAAAGGTATCACAGTCAATTCATTCCCGGTAACACTATCTTAGGATCAGCTCAACAAAAATAATATGGAGAAGAGCAATTGGCCTCTGAAACAAAATTCAAAGAAACCGAGATTGGGATGATTCCTGAAGAGTGGAAAGTCAAAGAGAGTTAGGAGAAATTTCAGTCAATCTTGACAATAAAAGAGTGCCTTTATCAGCAAAAGAAAGAGAAAAAATGAAGGGAATTTATCCTTATTACGGTGCTCAAGGAATCATAGATCACATAAATGATTATATTTTTGATGGAACTTACTTGCTTGTAGCGGAAGACGATGAAAATCTAAAATCTCACAAGGAAAAAATAGCAACTATTGCAAAAGGAAAATTTTGGGTAAATAACCATGCTCACATAATATCTAATAACGAAAAAAACGATTTGAAATTCTTGTATTATTTCATTAACACAGTTATGTATCAAAGTACCTAACCGGTTCAGTTCAGCCAAAGTTAAATCAAAATAATCTTAATAGAATTCTCATAGTTGAGGATATGCAGCTAATCAAAAATTTAGTGTCACGTGCGGCTGGAATCAATGAATTCCTTGAATAAAGGATTTTAATCTCATTTTTTCTTTTGTGCCTATTTCTGTGACTATTATTATAATGATATTCTTTTTGTAATTTCACGGAATGACCGCTCTCCTTCGTCGAGCGTGACAAGACACATTAAAGACGGCTAAAATAGAGATTTTCTGGTGAAAATTGTCACCTAGTTAGATTTCAATATACATTGAACTAAGAAATTTTCCAGTCACTTTTGCTTTAGAATATTTTTTGTTTTGCTTTAGAATCATTTTTGCCCGAAAATTTTGCAATTTTTCCTGAAATATTCCTGATTTTATAACTATTAAAACCGGAATATGCGAAAATTATAAATACTAAGATTACTATCTATAGGGTAGTAACTTGAGAACAATACTACCCTTACAGAACAATTAAACAAGGACTGTAAGCGCCTACCCCTCAGTTACATAATAGATATCTGCGAACAGACCGAAGGCGAACATGTAACACCTTCAAAAAACAGACTTGTTCCTACCTCCTAAAGAAATGTGAGAGTCTTGAACTCTCATCATCGTGCCTGTAAAAAACGGGTGAGATAAAAACGGACCTCCGCCGTTATTTCTTTCCCGCCATCCAGGCTGTTCTCCGGAGAGATGGATAATAACTGTGTTGGACTAATTTACAGATCAAAAACTGTGAAGAAAAATAAAACCCAGGAAAACTGAAAGAAAAGCAATCCTGAAATCGGGAAAGTCTGAAATTGGGAAAGCTTGCGATCAAGGAAGCCTGGAATTGAGTAACGAGGAATCTGCAATGAAATTTCCAATGAAAAGAACAGACCGTGACATGTATAGCTGGGACCCATTTGATGAGATCAGAAGAATGCAGAACTATATGGAACATATGTTCAGGACTTTTCCTGCACTGGAAAGCCGGTTCGGAAACGAAGCCTTCTCTCCACTAACTGATGTAATGGAAGAAGACGATAAGGTAGTTGTGACAACCGACCTTCCCGGGGTTGACAGGGAAGATGTTGAACTCAATCTAAAGGATAATGTTCTGGTAATCAGTGCAGGGAAAGGAAATGAAGAAGAAGCTGAAAAAGAAGGTTACCTCAGAAAAGAACGGTCTTTCATGCGCTATTACCGCGAGATTCCTCTTCCCGACGGCGTAAATGAAGAAGGAGCAACTGCGCAGCTCAAAAACGGCGTCTTAACTGTCACTCTACCGAAAACAAAACCTGTAACTGGAAAGAAAATCGAGATTGAATAAACCAGCACTCAGGATAAAAATACTCAAACAACGTATCACAATACCGATACCACAATCTACCACAATCCGAATAAGTTGAATTTCAACTTGATTTCAGCCTAAAACTCTCAATCTCTATAAATCACATGCGGACAGACTCAGGAATAAGACTCTGAAAGCCTGCAGGCTGCCCGCAATAAAACGGAAATTCGATATATTGTTTATTTACCTCCTATATTTACCCCCTATATTTACCTCCTATATTTACCTCCTATATTTACCTCCTATATTTACCCCCTATATTTACCCCCTATTTATTAATTGTCTGATTATTTGCTCCCTATTTACTAATTGTTTGATTATTTACTTCCTATTTATTAATTTTCTGAGTATTTACTTCCTATTTATTAATTTTCTGAGTATTTACTTCCTATTTACTAATTTTCTGGTTATTTACTTCCTATTTACTAATTTTCTAATTATTTGCTTCCTGTATATTCTTTCCCAAAAAATTTAATTGCACTATTCATGTTTTAGTTTCGGAACATATTATTTTCGGACTCATAAAGCTCTGAAAACCTGTGTAAGAATTATTCTAAAACGTTTTAAGAAATCAAGAAAGCCGCAAGAGTCCTCATTCACCTGAAGGATTATTCCCCAATGACCTCGCCACATGGTTCTTTTTCCTTGAAAATCTGCCCTTCAAAACAGGAGACTTCGGCTCCTTTGAGCCAAGCGTCAGGCAAAAGGCCGGCTTTCAGGCAGGTATGGCTCAGAAACTCGATAGAATCCATATTATACTCAGGGGCGACCTGAGGAAGCAAAAGTCCCTGACAGTAGCCCTGCTTTACAATAAGTCCATGCTTTCCGATTTCTATGTGCTCAGGAAGCTCTTCTGCAGGAGCATTAATCTTTTCAGGCTGGGTAAGAATTGTTACCTCAACAACTATCTTATCAAGCTCATCTTCTCTCACCGGAGGAAAACGTGGGTCCCGAGTTGCCGCAGAAATTGCAGAATCCATAATTGCGTCCTCAAGTTTCGAATCAGGGAACGGATGTCCTATACAGCCCCTCAGAAGTCCGCTTTCAGTAAGTGTGACAAAAACCCCCCTTTTCTCTCCGAAAACCGGCGAAAACTCAAAATCCAGTTCCTGAGATTCCGGAAGCCTTTCTTCCGAGAGGAACAATTCGATTGATTTCCTTGCAAGTTTGACTGCAGCCCTACCCTCAACGTCTGTAAGCATATTTGAACCAACACCTCAATTTTAATTGAATTTTTGCCTGTAACTCTCTTAATAAATATTCCACCATTACCAATACTACCTGCAAATATTACCAGCATTACCAGTACTAGCTGCAAATACCAGCTATACATTTACCTAAGTTATTAGTATGATAATACTTACGTGGAAGCTAGTATAACATTATGTTCATCGAAGATGGTAAAAGTATATTTTCGGAACTTCACTTTAAAGAAGCCGGAAGATGAAAAGAACTGTTTTAAAAAAGAAAAGCCAGAAAGTCTGGCAGAAGGAAATTTCTAGAAGGAAATTTCTAGAAGGGAACTCAAAGAAGAGAACTCAAAGAAGAGAACTCAAAGAAGAGAACTCAAAGAAGAAAACTCAAAGAAAGGAATTCCAAGAAAGGAATTCCAAGAAAGGAACTCCCAATAGAAAGCTTATTTTCACAGATGTCAGAACTTGCAGGAAACAGAAGGATTAGATTTTCTTAGCTTCCTCATATCTCTTAGCTGCAGCCTTCAGAGCCTCTACACCAGGCAGCTTTACTCCTGAGAGATAATCAATTAATGCCCCGCCACCTGTACTGATGTGAGAGAAACGGTGTGCAAGCCCGAGATGCTCGACTTCTGCCGAAATATGTCCACCGCCAATAATTGAAAACTCGGACTTAGTAGCAGCTTTTATAATCTCGTGCGTTCCAAGAGCAAACTCAGTAACTTCGGAAATCCCTGCAGGGCCGTTTAAGATAACAGTTTTTGCACTTGCGATTTCACTGGTAAAGTCCACAATGGTCTCAAGCCCGATATCGTTTATAGGAAGAGAATTAGAATTAAGTTCCGATACAGGCAATTCGACCCGCTTCTTATTATCGTTTAAAGCCACGTCCCTGGGAAGGCCAACTTTATCTTTGAATTTCGCAAGTATACCTTTTGCTTTTTCGATCTGGTCTTCGTAACCCTGGGATTTGATGAAGTCCATATTCACTTTCCCAATATCTATACCGGATGCCGCAAGTGCCACATTTGCTACTACTCCGGTCAGGAGTACCCGGTCAGCTCCTCCATTTGAAAGCACATTTTCAGCCACATGAAGTGAATCATCAACTTTTGCCCCTCCGAGCACAAAAATAGTTGGTCGCTCCCCTCCTTTGATCCCTCGATCCAGAGATGTGAGCTCCTTTTCCATGACCCTTCCGGCTCCGGTCGGAAGAACTTCTGTAAATCCGACTACGGAAAGTTGAGACCTGTGAGATACAGCAAAAGCGTCATTAAGAAAGATATCCACAAAAGGTGCCAGTTTTTTAACCGGATAGGTTTTTGCCTGTTCTGCTGGAGTTCTTTCGATGCTTTCTTCGGAATAGAACCTTACATTTTCAAGCA harbors:
- a CDS encoding ATP-binding protein, which encodes MKEDFSMPRNPTIARIFRAIKLSENAGSGFDKMFTGWKVHYGVEPIVSGGIDFYKIEFPLSQEETTKKTTKKTTQMIIE
- a CDS encoding winged helix-turn-helix transcriptional regulator; the protein is MVSERRNELLAETLHEIHLIEKWGRGISLILYKEPETDFKEVGTQFIVTFKRKQMEAEEKAGEKEVTGKTTKEKTREKTREKTREKIIFLIKENPSITTKELTEKLDITDKGVEWQIKNLKDEKILKRVGPTKGGHWEILEK
- a CDS encoding restriction endonuclease, with the translated sequence MNQELILKNINGFEFEELVADIFRKKGFKNVVVTPRTNDGGKDIIMDEVSPSGEIIKAVVECKHHKTGIGRPVVQKLHSAVSTLEYSGKKKGYIVSSSTFTDTAVDYVEKVNKQSNNLVLELIDGKKLKEIACDLGVNLKNGVIEAISNKSVSYSSESFIKTNTLESNFNNVNNINKDQVSVEGLKTTFHPIYYINYNIDSQCATSVGVIHEESGNEQLIIDGRTGNELKNELENFLLNDINNEKEITNGSCLQDKLDFQKNENELKNQAISEIINSRTKNVTYKGKNNVTYNKKCTPRPKDITIHDCRSLYYPEWTLNIKAKQKNYIVSFLESAGDFITLRNDTKVCQICNHKIEKNRWYCTYCGSIICKKHLKVTRLKKARICTNCSITKSFFGAKKYFESNEELETFNNYYASLPLYKKMWENTYLVFAIVFIIIIGLYFLFLN
- a CDS encoding restriction endonuclease subunit S, which gives rise to MESQRELGEISVNLDNKRVPLSAKEREKMKGIYPYYGAQGIIDHINDYIFDGTYLLVAEDDENLKSHKEKIATIAKGKFWVNNHAHIISNNEKNDLKFLYYFINTVMYQST
- a CDS encoding Hsp20/alpha crystallin family protein, with protein sequence MKFPMKRTDRDMYSWDPFDEIRRMQNYMEHMFRTFPALESRFGNEAFSPLTDVMEEDDKVVVTTDLPGVDREDVELNLKDNVLVISAGKGNEEEAEKEGYLRKERSFMRYYREIPLPDGVNEEGATAQLKNGVLTVTLPKTKPVTGKKIEIE
- a CDS encoding TIGR00296 family protein; the encoded protein is MLTDVEGRAAVKLARKSIELFLSEERLPESQELDFEFSPVFGEKRGVFVTLTESGLLRGCIGHPFPDSKLEDAIMDSAISAATRDPRFPPVREDELDKIVVEVTILTQPEKINAPAEELPEHIEIGKHGLIVKQGYCQGLLLPQVAPEYNMDSIEFLSHTCLKAGLLPDAWLKGAEVSCFEGQIFKEKEPCGEVIGE
- a CDS encoding phosphoglycerate kinase, whose protein sequence is MTSRDFLTIDDFDTRGKTILVRVDLNSPMDPQGNILDDMRIRSHIATLKDLEDAKVVLLAHQSRPGKKDFTTMKPHANLMSKYLGKQVLYVDDIFGTYAKTRIASMENGDVILLENVRFYSEESIERTPAEQAKTYPVKKLAPFVDIFLNDAFAVSHRSQLSVVGFTEVLPTGAGRVMEKELTSLDRGIKGGERPTIFVLGGAKVDDSLHVAENVLSNGGADRVLLTGVVANVALAASGIDIGKVNMDFIKSQGYEDQIEKAKGILAKFKDKVGLPRDVALNDNKKRVELPVSELNSNSLPINDIGLETIVDFTSEIASAKTVILNGPAGISEVTEFALGTHEIIKAATKSEFSIIGGGHISAEVEHLGLAHRFSHISTGGGALIDYLSGVKLPGVEALKAAAKRYEEAKKI